A genomic window from Tolypothrix sp. PCC 7910 includes:
- a CDS encoding cysteine synthase A, translating to MDIKHGFVGTVGNTPLIRLNSFSEETGCEILAKAEFLNPGGSVKDRAALYIIEDAEKKGLLKPGGTVVEGTAGNTGIGLAHICNAKGYKCLIIIPNTQSQEKIDALTTLGAEVRPVPAVPYKDPNNYVRLSGRIAAELDNAIWANQFDNLANRNSHYETTGPEIWVQTEGKIDGWVAATGTGGTFAGVALYLKEKNPAVKCVVADPLGSGLYSYIKTGEIKMEGNSITEGIGNSRITANMEGAPADDAIQIDDPEALRVVYQLLRKDGLLMGGSTGINVAAAVALAKQLGSGHTIVTILCDSGSRYQSRIFNREWLASKGLSVD from the coding sequence ATGGATATCAAACATGGCTTCGTAGGCACAGTGGGTAACACACCTCTGATTCGCCTCAACAGCTTTAGTGAAGAAACGGGGTGCGAAATTTTAGCTAAAGCCGAATTTCTTAATCCTGGTGGTTCCGTTAAAGACCGGGCTGCACTGTATATTATTGAAGACGCAGAAAAGAAAGGTTTACTCAAACCTGGTGGTACAGTAGTTGAAGGTACGGCTGGTAATACTGGCATCGGCTTGGCGCATATTTGCAATGCCAAAGGTTACAAATGCCTAATTATTATTCCTAATACCCAATCCCAAGAAAAGATAGACGCACTCACAACACTAGGTGCAGAAGTTCGTCCGGTTCCCGCTGTTCCCTACAAAGACCCCAACAACTACGTTAGGCTATCAGGCAGAATTGCGGCGGAGTTAGACAACGCAATTTGGGCAAACCAGTTTGATAATTTAGCTAACCGCAATTCCCATTACGAAACCACAGGGCCAGAAATTTGGGTACAAACAGAAGGTAAGATTGATGGCTGGGTAGCTGCAACTGGTACTGGTGGGACATTTGCTGGTGTCGCACTTTACCTAAAAGAAAAAAATCCAGCGGTGAAGTGCGTTGTTGCTGACCCCCTTGGTAGCGGACTTTACAGCTACATTAAAACTGGTGAAATCAAGATGGAAGGTAATTCCATCACCGAAGGTATTGGAAACAGTCGCATCACAGCCAATATGGAAGGCGCACCCGCCGATGATGCAATCCAGATAGATGACCCAGAAGCTTTGCGAGTAGTTTACCAATTGCTGAGAAAAGATGGTTTGTTAATGGGTGGTTCCACAGGGATTAATGTGGCTGCGGCTGTTGCATTAGCCAAGCAGTTAGGCTCAGGACACACCATCGTTACCATTCTCTGTGACAGCGGTTCTCGCTATCAGTCCCGCATATTCAACCGCGAATGGCTGGCCTCTAAAGGGCTTTCTGTAGATTAG
- a CDS encoding ferredoxin: MSNTTQPQFPTIDPVAVPKCVRVCQNRTCKKQGAADVLAAFAALPVPGVIVTPSSCLGQCGSGPMVLVLPEMVWYSRVQPSEVPLLVEQHLIGDQRVQQMLYYRFHPQV, from the coding sequence ATGTCAAATACTACTCAACCACAGTTCCCGACAATAGATCCTGTTGCTGTGCCAAAATGCGTGCGGGTGTGCCAAAACCGCACTTGTAAAAAACAAGGCGCAGCAGATGTGTTAGCGGCTTTTGCGGCTTTACCCGTTCCCGGTGTCATCGTTACACCTAGCAGCTGTTTGGGACAATGTGGTAGTGGGCCGATGGTACTGGTATTACCTGAGATGGTCTGGTATAGCCGAGTTCAACCAAGCGAAGTACCTCTATTGGTAGAACAACATTTAATTGGTGATCAAAGAGTCCAGCAGATGCTTTATTATCGGTTTCATCCCCAGGTATAA
- a CDS encoding DUF5331 domain-containing protein — MNIQQLRQSLKMKWLSYYEQNRPWLVKMRIWATYDGLRRPSSGFMLATLSVLEPEFDQILGFIMELNNNPDQIIRALGLNFNPDEELDLINQEDYIVSDQFSAEPLEEIQDKLQPVLLATDNLEVTSESPTRVLNSEPFLSDRTPTRIAVPSFTVTNGVVRDRQPESSVAVATAVSRESTATTLVAKKPTDEILQPQQIEPLAQPTEVSVNEKTLQSLGLNIKRPSNGNSLKVQLPPIPKKIKLSHTSNASTVSSWVDEFCQGADWNPEEAIFIHF; from the coding sequence ATGAACATTCAGCAGCTACGTCAATCATTGAAAATGAAGTGGCTGAGTTATTACGAACAAAACCGGCCCTGGTTAGTAAAAATGCGGATTTGGGCTACTTATGATGGTCTGCGCCGACCTTCATCTGGTTTTATGTTGGCTACTCTGTCTGTGTTAGAACCAGAGTTTGATCAGATACTTGGTTTTATTATGGAGCTAAATAATAACCCTGATCAAATAATTAGGGCATTGGGTCTTAACTTCAATCCTGATGAAGAATTAGATTTAATTAATCAAGAGGATTATATTGTTTCTGACCAATTTTCTGCTGAACCTTTAGAGGAAATTCAGGATAAATTGCAGCCTGTATTATTAGCTACTGATAATTTAGAAGTGACTTCCGAATCTCCTACAAGGGTATTAAATTCCGAACCGTTCCTGAGCGATCGCACCCCAACCAGAATTGCTGTACCATCTTTTACGGTAACTAATGGCGTAGTTCGCGATCGCCAACCGGAATCATCAGTTGCAGTGGCTACGGCGGTGAGTCGAGAATCAACCGCGACAACGCTAGTTGCTAAAAAACCCACGGATGAGATTTTACAACCACAGCAAATAGAGCCGCTAGCCCAGCCTACCGAAGTATCTGTCAATGAAAAAACACTGCAATCTCTTGGTCTCAATATCAAGCGTCCTAGCAATGGTAATTCCCTAAAGGTGCAATTACCACCCATACCTAAGAAAATAAAACTTTCGCATACAAGTAATGCCAGTACTGTATCTTCTTGGGTAGATGAGTTCTGTCAAGGTGCTGATTGGAACCCAGAAGAAGCTATTTTTATTCATTTTTGA
- a CDS encoding response regulator encodes MSKPRVTILHVDDNEANRYVVSRILQNAGFAVVEAATGAAGLKAVAEYQPALVILDVKLPDISGFEVCRQMKVNPETAFIPVLHLSATFVESQDKAEGLDSGADAYLAQPVEPIELLATVRSLLRIRRAEEAALSSAREWQTTFDSINDGVCLVDREGIIRRCNRAMIQLVCKHKSEILGRLYHELINAELGMGDGTCFRRAKETHQRQVLEFQSQGRWFAKTIDPVFDRLGTLTGAVFILSDITERKQAEVLLQEQNERLNRLMVSLQQQTEQAQQANRIKDEFLAVLSHELRSPLNPILGWTKILQTSQQDVTKTQYALATIERNAKLQAQLIEDLLNVSRILQGKLSLNKVPVNLSFIIKAALETMRLAAEAKSIQTQTVFEPNVGQVLGDSGRLQQVVCNLLANAIKFTSQGGRVEVRLERMKNEKLHPQGDGVFGHGELGMGHGEEATNAQCPMPHAAGRSSLSTHKEMEFPAAFNEVDTHAAEYTQITVSDTGMGISSDFLPYVFDYFRQADGTTTRRFGGLGLGLAIVRHLVELHGGTVQAASPGVGKGATFTVKFPLLAAAQLNQNDTAFHNRSDFNLNGLQTLLVNDDRDSREFIALLLEQYGAQVTQAQSAHDALSSLGQAKFDLLISDIGMPDMDGYALIRQIRKQSRDQSGEIPAIALTAYAGDLDQKLALSAGFQEHISKPIEPEVLIQAILTIVRV; translated from the coding sequence ATGTCTAAGCCACGGGTGACGATTCTGCATGTTGACGATAACGAAGCCAATCGTTACGTTGTGTCCCGGATTTTGCAAAATGCGGGCTTTGCTGTTGTGGAAGCAGCAACTGGAGCAGCAGGATTAAAGGCAGTTGCTGAGTATCAGCCTGCTCTGGTGATTTTGGATGTCAAATTACCAGATATCAGCGGCTTTGAAGTCTGTCGCCAAATGAAGGTAAATCCCGAAACTGCTTTTATTCCCGTGCTTCACCTTTCTGCAACTTTTGTCGAAAGCCAGGATAAAGCAGAAGGCTTAGACAGTGGTGCCGATGCCTATCTAGCGCAACCTGTTGAACCCATTGAACTGCTGGCAACGGTGCGATCGCTACTGCGAATTCGCCGAGCGGAGGAAGCTGCTTTGTCCTCAGCGCGAGAGTGGCAAACCACCTTTGACTCGATCAACGACGGCGTATGTCTGGTAGACCGAGAAGGTATAATTCGCCGCTGTAATCGAGCCATGATACAGCTTGTTTGCAAGCATAAGAGCGAAATTTTGGGTCGTCTTTACCATGAGTTGATCAACGCAGAATTGGGAATGGGTGACGGCACCTGTTTTCGCCGTGCTAAAGAAACTCACCAACGGCAAGTTCTAGAATTTCAGTCCCAAGGACGGTGGTTTGCCAAAACCATCGACCCGGTATTTGATCGGCTGGGGACACTCACAGGTGCGGTTTTCATCCTGTCCGATATCACCGAGCGCAAACAAGCAGAAGTCTTGCTGCAAGAGCAGAACGAGCGCCTAAATCGGCTGATGGTCTCTTTGCAACAACAAACTGAACAAGCACAACAAGCCAACCGGATCAAAGATGAGTTTCTGGCAGTGCTGTCTCATGAATTGCGATCGCCCCTGAATCCTATTTTGGGATGGACAAAAATTTTGCAAACGAGCCAACAGGACGTAACCAAAACTCAGTATGCACTTGCAACTATCGAGCGCAACGCTAAACTACAAGCGCAACTGATTGAAGATCTGCTGAATGTGTCGCGCATTCTTCAAGGCAAGTTGAGTTTGAATAAAGTTCCAGTTAACCTAAGTTTTATTATCAAAGCAGCCTTGGAAACTATGCGGCTCGCTGCTGAAGCTAAATCCATTCAGACTCAAACAGTATTTGAACCGAACGTTGGGCAAGTGTTGGGTGATTCTGGTCGTCTGCAACAGGTTGTTTGCAATCTACTTGCCAACGCGATTAAATTTACCTCACAGGGTGGTCGAGTCGAGGTGCGGTTAGAAAGGATGAAGAATGAAAAACTCCACCCACAAGGGGATGGAGTTTTTGGGCATGGGGAATTGGGCATGGGGCATGGGGAAGAAGCCACCAATGCCCAATGCCCTATGCCCCATGCGGCGGGGCGGTCGTCCCTCTCCACCCACAAGGAGATGGAGTTTCCCGCCGCTTTCAATGAAGTAGATACTCATGCTGCGGAATATACTCAAATCACTGTCAGCGATACTGGCATGGGAATCTCCAGTGACTTTCTGCCCTATGTCTTTGACTACTTCCGCCAAGCTGATGGGACAACGACCCGAAGATTTGGCGGATTAGGTTTAGGGTTGGCGATCGTGCGTCATTTGGTTGAACTGCATGGAGGAACCGTTCAGGCAGCAAGCCCAGGAGTTGGAAAAGGAGCAACGTTTACAGTCAAGTTTCCACTGCTCGCTGCCGCACAACTGAATCAAAATGATACTGCGTTTCATAATCGCTCAGACTTCAATCTGAATGGATTGCAAACGCTGCTTGTAAATGATGACAGAGATTCGCGGGAGTTCATTGCTTTGCTGCTAGAACAGTACGGGGCGCAAGTTACTCAAGCGCAATCAGCACATGATGCTCTAAGCAGTTTGGGGCAAGCAAAATTTGATTTGCTCATCAGTGATATTGGGATGCCCGATATGGATGGCTATGCACTAATTCGTCAAATTAGAAAGCAGTCGCGTGACCAGAGTGGAGAAATTCCGGCGATCGCCCTTACTGCTTATGCAGGAGATCTTGATCAAAAACTTGCACTATCCGCCGGATTTCAAGAGCATATTTCTAAACCAATTGAGCCAGAGGTACTAATACAGGCTATTTTAACTATAGTCCGGGTATAG
- a CDS encoding ATP-binding protein, protein MTIVFTLEIHYEQDVVQARQRTREIAEQLGFDTQDQTRLATAVSEIARNAFQYARGGTVEFSVAGEPQTFVIRIQDRGGGIPHLAEVLAGRFTSNTGMGLGIMGSRRLMDFFEMESQPGQGTTVVMSKKLSKRTPTFTDSQLQQIREIVMERSPLNPYEEIQRQNQELLRAMAELRKREEELTQLNRELEDTNRGVLALYAELDEKADSLQKANELKTRFLSNMSHEFRTPLNSILSLSRMLLARMDGDLSAEQEKQVTFIQKAASGLSELVNDLLDLAKVEAGKIEVRPSYFEVSELFATLRGMLRPLLIQGSSVALIVEEAEGIEQIYSDEGKVAQILRNFVSNALKFTEQGEVRVSAVQRGHTVTFSVSDTGIGIATVDQDRIFEDFVQIESSLQKQVKGTGLGLPLSCKLTELLGGSISVTSKLGQGSTFTASIPIVYPYATEFPTLPQPIASLESTRLPILAVEDHPETLFIYEKHLQDSIYQLIATRTLAQARQVLQQLRPAAIMLDIMLEGQNGWTFLRELKGDETTRSIPIIVITIIDNEKQALALGANSFLIKPVDRLPLLKKLNTLINQNQPQKILLIDDDPAYRYLVKQLLGNTQLSILEAMNGREGLNLAQREQPSAIVLDLEMPELSGFDVLKELKSNPVTQSIPVIIYSSAQLDTEAHSQLAKKSIAILSKEIGCQTTTLDQLQDALIQAGLVLDACEQSYV, encoded by the coding sequence GTGACAATTGTTTTCACGCTCGAAATCCACTACGAACAAGATGTTGTCCAAGCTCGGCAACGAACTCGTGAGATTGCCGAGCAATTGGGTTTTGATACTCAAGATCAGACACGCTTGGCAACGGCAGTTTCAGAAATTGCCCGCAACGCTTTTCAGTACGCTAGAGGTGGAACAGTTGAATTTTCTGTGGCAGGAGAGCCGCAGACGTTTGTGATTCGGATTCAGGATCGGGGTGGGGGCATTCCTCATCTGGCAGAGGTTTTGGCAGGACGCTTCACCTCAAATACGGGAATGGGGTTAGGCATCATGGGCAGCCGCAGACTGATGGATTTCTTTGAGATGGAATCGCAGCCGGGACAGGGAACAACGGTGGTGATGAGCAAAAAATTGTCGAAGCGCACACCTACTTTCACCGATTCGCAATTGCAGCAGATTCGGGAAATTGTGATGGAGCGATCGCCCCTGAATCCCTATGAAGAAATTCAGCGCCAAAACCAGGAATTACTACGGGCAATGGCAGAGCTACGCAAGCGAGAAGAGGAACTAACCCAACTCAACCGGGAACTAGAAGATACTAATCGCGGTGTGCTTGCTCTCTACGCAGAACTGGATGAGAAGGCAGATTCTCTGCAAAAAGCAAACGAGCTAAAAACCCGCTTTCTCTCGAACATGAGTCATGAGTTTCGCACACCGCTCAATTCTATTCTGTCCCTATCTCGGATGCTGCTGGCACGGATGGATGGCGATTTGAGCGCCGAGCAAGAAAAGCAGGTGACATTCATCCAAAAGGCGGCGAGCGGATTATCAGAACTGGTCAACGACTTGCTGGATTTGGCAAAAGTGGAAGCTGGAAAAATTGAAGTGCGTCCTAGTTACTTTGAAGTCAGTGAATTATTTGCCACGCTGCGAGGAATGCTGCGCCCGTTATTAATTCAAGGCTCCTCTGTGGCGCTAATTGTCGAAGAAGCTGAGGGCATTGAGCAGATATATAGCGATGAGGGTAAAGTCGCGCAAATTCTGAGAAACTTTGTCTCGAATGCGCTTAAATTTACAGAGCAGGGAGAAGTGCGTGTAAGCGCTGTGCAAAGAGGTCATACCGTGACCTTCTCCGTGTCCGATACAGGTATCGGCATTGCGACTGTTGACCAAGACCGCATTTTTGAGGATTTTGTCCAAATTGAGTCTTCTCTGCAAAAGCAGGTGAAGGGAACTGGGTTAGGATTGCCATTATCGTGCAAGCTAACGGAGCTACTCGGCGGCAGTATTTCAGTTACAAGTAAGCTGGGCCAAGGTTCTACATTTACGGCATCGATTCCGATCGTCTACCCATATGCGACCGAATTTCCTACCCTACCGCAACCGATCGCATCACTTGAGTCAACTCGCCTGCCCATTCTGGCGGTTGAAGATCATCCAGAAACGCTATTTATTTACGAAAAGCACCTTCAAGATTCAATCTATCAATTAATTGCCACCCGTACCTTAGCTCAGGCAAGGCAAGTATTACAACAACTTAGACCAGCGGCGATTATGCTAGATATTATGCTAGAAGGACAAAACGGCTGGACGTTCTTGCGAGAACTCAAAGGAGATGAAACAACTCGCAGCATTCCTATAATCGTTATTACCATCATTGATAACGAAAAGCAGGCACTAGCACTAGGAGCCAACAGTTTTCTAATTAAGCCAGTAGACAGATTGCCGCTATTAAAAAAACTTAATACGCTAATTAATCAGAACCAGCCTCAAAAAATCTTATTAATTGATGATGACCCCGCCTATCGGTATTTAGTAAAGCAGTTGTTGGGAAATACACAGTTGAGTATTTTAGAAGCCATGAACGGACGGGAAGGATTAAATTTGGCACAACGCGAGCAACCAAGTGCGATCGTCCTTGACTTGGAGATGCCAGAGTTGAGCGGATTTGATGTACTCAAAGAACTTAAAAGCAATCCTGTAACTCAGTCGATTCCTGTGATTATCTACTCATCTGCACAGCTGGATACAGAAGCGCACAGCCAATTAGCAAAAAAAAGCATCGCCATTCTTTCTAAAGAAATAGGTTGTCAAACGACCACGCTCGACCAACTCCAAGATGCTCTGATCCAAGCTGGACTCGTTCTAGATGCTTGCGAGCAAAGTTATGTCTAA